The Haloarcula sp. H-GB4 genome segment GGGCGTATATTCTTAATAACCGAGACATGTATTCCACGGAGTAGTGTGAGCCAGTAACGATGACAGTGCTAGTCACTGGTGGCCTGGGATATCTGGGCTCGAGTCTTATACGTGAACTCCCAACCCACCCAAAATTCTCCGGTTCGACGATTCGGATTCTGGATAACTTTCGACAGCCGAGATTCCACTCGCTATGGGATCTCCCGGCGTACGCTGACTACGATTTCGTCGAAGGTGATATCAGAGACTCATCGGTGAGGGAAGCAGCGCTTGAGGATGTTGATACCGTGTTCCACCTCGCGGCGATCACCAATGCTCCTGAGACCTTCGATATTCCCGAAAAAACGTGGGAAGTCAATCACGAAGCCGCTGTAAACCTGTTTCGTGACGCCCAGAAGTCAGGAGTTGACGAGTTCGTGAACGCTGTTACCTGTTCTGTGTACGGACGAACTGAGCAAAAGATCACCGAACACTCCGAATGCAATCCTGAGTCACCGTACGCAGAGGCAAAACTCCAAGCAGAATCAGACATGTTTGCGGAGTATGACGGCGAGATGGACCTTACAGGGCTCCGACTGGGTACTGTTTATGGGTGGAGTCCCGGAATGCGGTTCGATACTGTCGTTGACAAGTTTGCGTTCCTCGCTGCTACCGGTCAACCCCTGACAGTGTATGAGGGGGCTGAAGATCAAAAACGACCGTATTTACACGTCCAGGATTCCGTCCGATCGATGCTGTTCGCTGCGGATGAACTCGGTGACGGAGAGGCATACAACGTCGTTGGAGAAAACGGCCGTCTGCAAGACGTAGTTGATGCGATTACGAAGCACTTCCCAGATGTCGAAATCGGTTACACCGAGGCTGAGCAACTGAACCAACTGTCCTACATCGTAAGCGATGAGAAAATCCGGTCACACGGATTCGAGACGGGTCATACGTTGGATCAAGGGGTGGAAGAACTTGCCGATAAGTTCCGTGCGTTTCTCTAAAGAGGTCGTCCCAGTAACTACTGGTGTGTATGGACCCCACTGGGTACACATGAAGGTGTGACAATGAGATCTGGGCGGTTTCCAGCCTTCTGCTCGCAGTTATAGACATCATCCGGCTCGGTAGTTGCGTAGAGTCAATACCTGATAGCTAGGGCGAATTCATCAAGGACAGAGTGGATGTCTCGGAAAATAAAAGAGGTAATCGGATTCCATCAGAGAGATACCTGTTCATCAAATACTGAGTTGCTTAAGATTCCCTTATTTGCAATAATTCGTTTCAAATTGATCCAGTATCTCAGAAACCGGTGTATACTTAATCAGTTACTAATGCTATATGACAGTACTGATGACGGAGACAGTGTTCATAACTGGAATCGCCGGATTCCTTGGAAGTCATCTGGCTGATGAGTTCATTCAAGAGGGGTATGAGGTTGTAGGGAACGATAATTTCGTTGGCGGATATGAAAACAACGTTCCTCGCGAAGCCGAGTTCTATGAAATCGATTGTAATGATGTCTCAGAAATGAAGGCTGCCATGGCCGATGCCGACATCGTCTATCACACTGCTGCTCTAGCGTATGAGGGGTTGAGCGTCTTTTCGCCTGCTCGGGTCAACAAGAGCATCTACCAAGCAACTTCTGCAACGTTATCGGCAGCGGCTGATGTCGGCGTCGACAGATTTGTGTATTGTTCTAGTATGTCTCGGTACGGTGAAAACGAAACGCCATTCACAGAGGATATGGAACCCCGCCCACAGGATCCATACGCTATCAGCAAGGTCGCAGCCGAGGACATGGTTGAACTCATGGCAGATATCCATGATTTCGAGTACGTCATAGCTGTCCCTCACAATATCATTGGTCCGCGACAGAAGTTTGACGACCCCTTCCGCAACGTCGCAGCAATATTTATCAATCGTATGCTGCAGGGGAAACAACCGATTATTTACGGCGACGGGGAACAGAAACGGTGCTTCACGTTCATTCAAGACGACATTCGCCCGTTGCGAAAGGTGGCTACAAACGATAATGTCACTGGTGAAGTGATTAATATCGGCCCGGACGATGAGTTCGTGACTATCAATACACTCGCAGAGACCATTGCAGAGATTATCGGCTTCGAACTGGATCCGATATACAAACCTGATCGCCCACAGGAAGTCAAGCTTGCCAACTGTTCGGCAGACAAGGCCAGAGAGCTTCTAGACTACGAGGCACGATATACCCTCCGTGACGGTTTGCAGGAGATGGTTGAATGGATCAAAGACGAGGGCCCCAGAGATTTCTCGTACCACATTGACGTTGAGATAGTGAACGACCAGACGCCGGACACATGGACTGACGAGCTAATCTGACGTGGCGAAAGAGAGACTGAAGCCGTGGTTGTGCTCCGCCACAGGGTTCCGCATTATACCACACTTACTTGATAGTACTCCAAATCTTATTATTACACTGGACAAACAGGCCCTCTCGTATGAGCGAATACGTCCTTTCGATAAATCCTTGTGTCGGGAATCTCGGATCTCACGACCCAAGTGCGGTACTCTTCAAGAACGGACAACTGGCGTTCGGCGTTGAAGAAGAGCGGCTTACCAGAGAAAAACACGCCGAAAACACGTTCCCAATGAATGCTATTGAGGCGTGCCTCGAATACGCCGATATCAGCTTGTCGAACGTGAAGAAAGTACTGATTCCGTGGAAGCCGCGCCTTTTTTACAAAATGCTCAGACACGATATCAACACAGTTGTCACAGAAACAGAGGGCGTTGCTGAGGCGATTACACAGCTTGAAGGAACGGTAAAACGCGATGTTGGCCCAACGGTATACTCTAAGTGGGCTGTTCGGAACAACCTTTCTGAGTTCGGTGAGTACACTCCCCCTATCGAAACCATAGAACATCACCGGTGCCACGCAGCGAGTGCATTTCACCCATCCGGCTTCAACGAGGCACTAATCGTCACTATGGATGGGCGAGGCGAGTACGACTGTACCGTCGTCTGGAAGGGCAATTCCGAGGGACTCAAACGGTTGCGAACGTATGAGTATCCCAATAGCCTTGGATTCTTTTTCGGAGCGGTGACAAAGTTTCTGGGTTACTACCCAAACAACGGCGAAGGCAAAATAATGGGACTTGCCCCGTATGGGGATCGAAACGATGAGATCGAACAGATCCTCAGAGAGGAGATCAAGACCGGGTTAGAGTATGATGTCAGTACGCTTTCGAAGGGCAATTTCGAATACGCGACGAGGAAATTAGAGGAAATCTTTGATCGCCCCAGAAAGCAGACCACTGATGAGTTTTCGCAGTGGGAGCGAGATCTTGCACATGTCACGCAAAAACTGGTGGAGGAAACAGTCACCGAGATAGTTACCCACTACAGTGAGCGTCTAGATGTGGATAAAGTAGGGTTAGCAGGCGGTGTCGCACTCAATTGCAAAGTGAATAAAGAAGTTATGGAACTCCCCTGCGTTGAGAGTACATTCGTCCAGCCTGTCTCAAACGATGCTGGTGCTGCGGTCGGAGCCGGGTTGTTGGATGCAGGCATCACTGCCACCGAAGATATTTCTACCGTGTATTGGGGCCCGGAATACACCACAGAATCAATTGAGGCGGTGCTACAAACGAACAAGCTCAGCTATGCTAAACCAGACGACCTGTGTCGAACGGTTGCAGAGCATATCGCTGATGGCAAGCTCGTCGGATGGTTCCAGGGCCAACTCGAGATGGGTCCTCGAGCACTTGGCAATCGCAGTATACTGGCTGATCCACGATCGGAGGCTTCACTCGACCGCGTAAACGAATTCGTGAAACATCGTGAAGGATGGCGGCCGTTTGCCCCGTCAATGCTTAAAGAAGCCGGTGACCAGTATCTGGTTAATTTTGAAGAAGCGCCATTCATGATCAAGACGTTCGATGTTGTGGAAGAAAAGAAGGCAGAGATCCCTGCGGTCCTCCATCCAGCTGACGATACCACGCGACCACAGACAGTTCGCGAGGATCAAAACCCCCGTTACTACGGTTTGATTAGTGCCTTTGAAGAGATTACCGGCGTTCCAGTGGTTCTCAATACCTCGTTCAATGATAACGGAGAACCGATCGTAAATCAGCCTATTGAGGCGATTAAAGACTTCTACGGGATGGGGTTAGATATCATTGTCTTAGAAGACATACTGATGGAAAAAACCTAGTATAGCTGTAAGCCGAGAGAGGCCTTGCTTACGCATGTTTCCGAAAATAATCACGGCTGTCACCTTTCCCGATTGGGCAGCGAAACGTTACCTATTGGCGAATTGGAACTATGCTTGCTTGAACGTTGCCTTCTTTTTTATTCTGAACTCCGCGTCCCCACTAGATGATCTAATGGGCGAGATCCCCGCCCAGCGAGATACTGCTATCAGGAATAGTGGGGCCCTCTTTCGGTATCGGTGCAGCAGACAGGTGGTTAGTGTTGTCTAAAAACTGTCTGTAGTTGGGGTCGGCATAACAGAGGTACGAGAAGATCAGTAGCAAGAATACTGTACGTAGCAGCTACGATAGTCCTATCAGTGAATTTTATAGTATGTCTGTTCGAGTGTCTCTCTAGTGACAGTACTGACAAATACAGCGGACTACAGTGGTGACGATGAGGAGTCCCGACAATAGGACCTCCACCGACGTTGCTATCGTTGTTCAGGGGAATTACCCGCTTGACAGAGACGTTCGCACGCGGAAGATGGCGAAATCACTGGACGAATCCGGGTCGAACGTCTTCATACTGGGTCGGAATTCACTGGAAGATCCGGACCTTGGGCAGGTCAAAAGTTCGCACCCACCCCGTGAGGAGGATATCGACTACGCCCACGTCAGGCGCTTCTCATGGCTGCTTTCGACACCGCTTTTCAGGCTTATTACCGCAAAGGTACCGGTGAATCCATTCTGGATCCTCTGGCTGGTGGTTCAGTTCCGAGCTATGGAACCAGAAATCGTGATTCCGTGTGATATCCGTGCGGGCCTCCCCGCAATCGTCGCTGCAAAACTCTGCGGAATCCCAACGGTGTTAGATCTCCGAGAGAATTTTGCGGAACTAGCCCGCGAGAAACCAGTCGAACACGTTCTGGACCACGTCGTACTCAACACCACACTAGTCGGGACTGTCGAACGCCTTACCGTGCAGTTGGCTGACCTAATTTGGGTCGTTGCAGAAGAACGGAAGGAAAACCTAGTCGCTGCCGGAAAAGCCGAATCAGCGGTTCACGTTGTCGGGAACGTCCCGCTTTTGCGAGAGAGATCGTCATTTACTGATAAAAGCGGCGAGTACGACAACGCGGAGTGGCCTGGGTTCACATTCGTTTACGTGGGTTCGATTAACAGGTTTCGCGGTCTGGACTTGCTCATTGACGGAATCTGGCATGCGAACAGGACTTCGGACCATCAGCCGATTCATCTGGCGATTGCCGGGGATGGGCCAGATAAAGAACGACTCGAACGACGTGCCGAAACGCTGGGAATTACCGAACATGTGGACTTTTTGGGATGGATTCCGCCGGATACGGTTACCTCGTTTCTCCGGTCAGGGGATGTCGGTGTTATTCCTCACGAGGTTAGCTCGTACACGAACCAAACGATTCCGAACAAACTGTTCGATTACATGAGTGTACAGCTCCCAGTTTTGACAACGCCGACTCGTCCGACAGCCCGAATTGTAAACGACGTGAATTGTGGAAAAGTGCTTCCCTACCATGCTACAGGGAGTGTAGCTGGAACAGTTATGAGAGAAATGCAGCAGTCCGATGGATATTCAACCTGGGCAGAAAACGGTCGATTGGCCATAGAAAGCCGGTATAACTGGGAACATGAAATGGAGAGGGCGTGTAGCATCCTTACAGACCGTTTCGGTGTGCAAATATATCCCTGGGTATCGGCCTAGCTGGTTGTGAGCTTCTGGGACCGAGTTATGAGAATATTGTCACAGCGCGACCATCAGTTGCTATCCGTCACAGTGTGACCGATAAAACTCATATAGGTCATCCCCGACCGTCTCTGGGGAGTAATTATCACGGACATGGTCGTATGCAGTGCTTCCCAGTTCCTGCAGTAGCTGCTCGTCCCGATACAGGCGAGTGAGGGCACTGGCAAGGGACTGTGAGGACCGTGGCTCGACAACGAGACCGGTCTCTTCGTCCTCGACGACGAACGGGGGGCCGCCGACATCTGTGACGACCGTCGGGAGGCCACACGCCATCGCTTCAACGAGGACCCGACCAAACTGCTCGGTCCACCGCTCTGCCGCAACGCTCGGAAGAACCAAAACATCGCTCAAATTGTACGCAGCTTGGATATCTTCGAGATATTCGAAGTGATAAACCGCCGGATTATCTCGGACATGTTCGTTATAATATGATCTGTCAAAGGAGTTCTCTCCAAGAAGAAGTAGCGAGATGTCATCACAATCCTCTTGCATTGTCTCAAACGCGTCTAACAGGAACGGAATACCCTTGCGTTCGTTTAGCCCATGGACGAACAAGATATTGAACGTCGATTCGATCTTAGCAGGGAGTGATACTGCATCCGCGTCTCTGGGACCCGGCTGAAACCGGTCGAGATTGACTACGTTCGGGAGAATCTCCACCAAGTCCGGGTCAACACCTTCATGTATCAATGCTCGTTTAGACGCCAGCGTCGGAGATGTGAACCCGTCAGCATGGCGGTTCACGGTTTTTTTGATAACCCACGTTAGCGGGTTTGCGGGCCTGTGTGGAATGTTCTCGTGAGCATCGACGAAGAAGGTTGTATCCGTTTGAGCACACAGCAGTGCAACGCAATACGAATAGATCCGGTAATTTTCTGTGACATGGACTGCGTCGTGCTCATCTACAACCTGTCGTAAGCCCGTCAATGCGATACTGGGAAGTTTGTATTTTTCCAAGGCGTGGTAGACGATATTCTCCTGTCCGAACGCATCGATTTTGCCGTCCCACCAGTGCAGTGATTCGATTGGCAGGTTGAGCTCAGATGTATCAAACCATTGTGGGTCACTCTCGAAGCCAGTAATGTCTATGTCCGAGTACGTGTTGTGAACGTACTCCCAGAGAAGCGTGCTATTTGGTCGGAAATACGGACCCCGGATAATAGCAACGTCTGTTGGCATTCTATACTCGTCTCCGCAGCGGTCGGTTTGTCTCCTGAGCCGCTATCGTCCCCGTGTCGCTTGGCGTTGGATCACTTCCGACGTGCTGTTCAGTAGCGGTGGACATCGAACACAGACACATAGCAATCGTACTTGGCTGCAGGCTGGAGGGAACCATCATACTGGGTTCGTGTCGAGCAGCCATAATAAGTACAATTAGTCTACTAGGTACCCCAGATCCGTCAGTTGCTGTTTCATGTCGGCACTGAGATTGGCCTTGCGTGCGGTTCCGATCGGTTGCCCAAACGTTTCTTGCCACTGCTCTAGTTCATCCCGCAGCTGAGTAGTGATCTCCGATCGCTCCTCTGAGAGATCTGTATCCTCATCTGGCAGTTTGTATAGATCGGTTTCCGTGGCGCTGCGAATGAGTTTGAACTCGCGAGTTCGAAGGGCCCGCATGCTGTCCCCATGTATGCTTGACGGGTCGAAGTCCGGATTGATGTCGGTCAGGTCATCAAAATCAAGCGGTTGACACCGCTCCGAGACGATCCAGTCTCGCTCATCGGATACCAGATCTACCCCCTGTAATTGTTCGACTTCACCAGAGATGTCCTCGACGAGCGTTTTGACGAGGTCAATGTGTTGAACAAGTGCGTCCGACTGAACGTGCTCTGAGCCAGGGCCGTGGATGACTAGCGGCACATTGAGGAGTGCATCGTCGAGATGGAATTCGTGGCCGATAACGTTACGTTCGCCGAGAAGTTCTCCGTGGTCCGCTGTAATAATAAACAGCGTTTCGTTAGGTGAATCCTGTTCGGTGATAAAATCGAACAGTTCGCCAACACAGGCGTCTGTATAGGCGACCTCTGCGTCGTACATCGCTCTCAGAATCTCCGATTCCTCTTCAGTTAATTCCAGCTTCCCAGTATTGTACTCCCAGTTGTGTTCCGTTACATGATTGACGACTTGAATTGCCGTCTTCCTATCAACCCCGAGGTCAGCTAAGTAGCGTTCCTGATACGGAATCGGAGGGAGATACGGATCATGCGGGCCAAGATAATGTAGGAACATAAAATACGGATTCGCGTCTTGGTTCAGCCGCCGAATGTTTCGCTTGGCCAATTCATTAACAATGTATGCTATCGAGTGGTCGACAAGGTCCGTTGAGAAGCCAACAGAGTGGTTTCTAATTCCAAGCAGATACTTGAGGAGGATGTCGATATCGACCGTCTCCAGCAGTGAACTGACGCTACCGAACCAATCGAACTCATCAAACCCACGGTGAAGTCCTGTCGCTCTGCTAACATGTGAGTTTCGAGAGATTGCGACAGACTGGTACCCTGCCTCGCTCAGCAGTTCAGGAACCGTTTGCAACTCGGACGGAATCGCGTTCTCGATCATATTCACACCGTGAGCCGATGGATAGACACCTGTCAGCATTGATGAGACCGAGGGTCTGGTCGCGATGGCATGAGAAAAACAGTTTGAGACAGCAGTTCCCTGCGCCTCGTCAGCAATCGCTTGAATGTTCGGTGTTGTGTTTCTCTCGTATCCATCCATTGTGGTGTGGTCTGCCCGAAGCGCATCGATGACAATCCAGACAATATTCGGGTGATGACCAGCTTCCATGGCCAACACTAGGACGCACGGATACATCGTTATTGGTAAAGTACCTTCCATAACCGCCTGCCCAGTGCGATTTTAGCAACGACGTGGTCCGAGTTCACATTTGTAATTATGGCTGATCGGTCGTGGCTCTAGAACTGGATTAGCTGGACGTCTGAGGCGGGTCGTCAGCAAGCTGAGCCACAGACGAATTGCGAAATTACTGGTGGTGGGTAGATAGTTCAGGCGCTGTTCCCCCAACGGACATGGGAATTTAATATCCAGGTAGCGGTATGTCGGCAAAATGAGAGGGACTAACGGGAGGATCTATACTCAGTTGCTACAGCAGGCAGATAGTACCGATTGGCCGGGTAGTCCAAAAGACACAGATACCGAGCGGGAGAGGGAATCCGCTCGTCACAGCCTTGCTGGAGGGGATGGTTTTGACGATAACAAACCGGGACAAGGCAACGGCCGGCGCTCAATTACAGTGGCACTGGTGTCATGAATATCGTCGTTATCGGTGGAAGCGGGCTCGTTGGACAAAACATCTTGCGAAGCTGTGAGGAGCGTGGCATTTCAGCGACCGGAACGTATAGAACAGCACCTGATACAGGAACTAACAGAGAGCTAGATAAGACAGACCCTGTATCAGTTCGCGAGCTTCTCCAAGAGATTGAACCGGACGCAGTCGTAGATACAGCCGCGTTTCACGCTGTTGATGACTGTGAATCCGAGCAAGAGCGCGCGTGGACGGTCAACGCACAGGGGACGAAACACGTGGCTAGCGCCGCAGACGCTGTCGGCGCACAGCTAATTTATATCTCGACAGATTACGTATATTCTGGAGCACCGAGCGATGCACCGTTCAGTGAGACAGACTCCGTCTCACCGGTTAATTACTACGCACGGACGAAGTATGCTGGCGAACAGGCAGCAAAAATCGCTACAGAAACGACGGTGCTACGACCAAGCGTAATCTATGGTCTCGCCAGCAACAACTTCGTCACGTGGGCTATCAGCGAGCTACGAGCAGGCAATGAGATATCGATCGTTGACGATCAGGTTTCTACCCCCACGTACGCGCGCGATCTGGCGCAAGCTGCATTGGCGGTTGCTGATCAGAACCTCACGGGCGTGTACAACGCAGCCGGACCGACGCGAGTGTCGCGATATCGATTCACACGTGATCTGGCCGCATCATTCGGGTTTAATCAAGACCTGATTTCACCGATCTCTACCGAAGAGTTCGGCCAAGAGGCACCTCGTCCGACAGATAGCAGTTTGGATTCGTCGAGAATTTCAAATAACGCAGATATATCATTTCGGTCTCATTCGGCAGTCTTCGACAAACTGGCAGAGATATCATAATAATTCTTCAGCACAAACGTGTTACTGCATTGGAGCAGTCTCTATCGAGTAGCCGACCGCTACTGATGCAAATAAGTTCTATTTTCGCCGTTCAGTAGCCACCATCTATCTATATGACAGAAGGTCCTATTTTTGACAGTAATGGCTATTGACAGCTTTGCCGTTGGAAGAACACCGGGCTTGTACCATCATGAAGCCGAGTGTTAGTGTCGTAATATTAACAAAGAATCCGGGGAAACAGTTTGAGGAGATACTGTCTGCAGTTGAGAGACAGTCGTATTCTGGCCCCGTAGAAACCGTTGTGGTCGATTCCGGATCAACGGATGGAACACTTTCACGAGCAGAGGCCCATGGCTGTGCTATTTATACCATCAATCCGGAGGATTTTCATCACAGTAAAACCCGGAATTTCGGGGCAGAGAACGCCTCCGGAGACATACTCGTGTATCTTACCCATGACGCGACGCCTAAAACGGAAGACTGGCTAGAAAATCTTGTCAATCCGATTATCTCCGATCAGGCGGGGGTTGTGTACGGCCGGCAAGTCGCGTACCCGGACGCAAAGCCGATGAATGAATTCTTTTACTCGCATTTCTATCCGGACCAACGCAACACACTGACTGCAGACGATACGACAGACACACGGCAGTTCTTCCTCGACAACGTGTATGTTTCGGACGTATCAGCGGCCATCGATAGAGATATTTGGGAGCAATATCGGTTTCAGGAGGCCATCAATATGTCCGAAGATAAAGACTTCGCGCTCCGGGTTCTCGATGGGGACGTGAACATCGTCTATGAGCCTGAGGCTGTGGTCTACCATTCACATGATTATGATCTTAGAGAGAATCTGCAGCGGCGATTCGAGGACGGGCGGGCGTACGCAACTATCGCCGCAGATGGAGAGGACAATTTCGTCTCAAATGGGGTGCAGTACGTTATTAATGAGATGAAGTATCTGGTCAAGAATGGATACATACACTGGCTGCCCTATGCAGTGCTTTACGACTTCACACACTTTTTCGGGTTCCAGTGTGGGAAGTTGTTAGGACAGTTTGAGAACCTTGAGCGGTAGTTGAGACCAGTATATACGCTACGCAAGGGCGATATCTATATCCGAAAGGCATACTGTTATAATTATTGAAACCTATATCAACGCAATCGATGTGACCTCCGATATCGATCGAGCCCGGATGAGACGGTTAATATTTGGCTTTCCTACTTCTTTTGACCGTTGTATTCATTACCTTCTACAGTATTGTTATCAATATTTCATTTCTGTCGTAGTATCTGGTAAGTTCCCTGCAAATAAGTGAACCTAGCTAGCTGAATAGCGATAGTAACTGTATCTTACTCGTCGGAACGATATTTCAGGGACTCCCTAATCACCCACACGAGATGTTCAGAGCAGATTCACCCCAATCCAATTTGAAAACAGAGACCACCGAGTGTCGGTATCGACAGATTTCGCTCATCGAGCAGCAAGAAAAGCGCAATTACAGCGGTAGCGGGACAGAAGCCCACGCTCGCAGCTCACAGCAGATATACAGCAATTATGTCTAAGTCATATAACTACAACACCCCTGCAGAAGGGACTCTTGACTGGCATATTCCACTGAATGAGAACTTCAGTGCTATCGAAAGCGATGTCCAAGAACTCGCAAACGAACTCGGTGTCTCCGGAGTGGGCGGATACAACACTCCAGCGGAGGGGTCACTCGACTGGGATAATCCACTGAATGAGAACTTCAGTGCTATCGAAAGCGACGTTCAGACACTTGCTAACGAACTCGGTATCTCTGGCGTTGGCGGGTATAACACTCCCGCAGAGGGAACACTCGACTGGCACGTCCCACTCAATAATAACTTCGAGTCGATAATGGACGACCTCAGCACGGTCTCCGATAATATCGGTGGAGATCAGCTGTCGAAAATGAGCACACTCTCTGTGGCAGACGTTTATTTGTCGTTGGTCAACGATCTTGATGACCGCTCGCAGGCAGTGTATGACGCGACTACATTTGATGGTTCCTCACTTGCTCATCAGGTCGAAAACGCAATGTCAGCAATGGGATCAGAGATCGATGGGCGGGCCGTCTTAGAGGTCCCCGCTGGCACCTATTCTTGGGATAAGACGGTGGAAATCGATACCGGCTCGGTTCTAGGCCCGATGCTCTGCT includes the following:
- the rfbD gene encoding dTDP-4-dehydrorhamnose reductase, with translation MNIVVIGGSGLVGQNILRSCEERGISATGTYRTAPDTGTNRELDKTDPVSVRELLQEIEPDAVVDTAAFHAVDDCESEQERAWTVNAQGTKHVASAADAVGAQLIYISTDYVYSGAPSDAPFSETDSVSPVNYYARTKYAGEQAAKIATETTVLRPSVIYGLASNNFVTWAISELRAGNEISIVDDQVSTPTYARDLAQAALAVADQNLTGVYNAAGPTRVSRYRFTRDLAASFGFNQDLISPISTEEFGQEAPRPTDSSLDSSRISNNADISFRSHSAVFDKLAEIS
- a CDS encoding sulfatase; the protein is MEGTLPITMYPCVLVLAMEAGHHPNIVWIVIDALRADHTTMDGYERNTTPNIQAIADEAQGTAVSNCFSHAIATRPSVSSMLTGVYPSAHGVNMIENAIPSELQTVPELLSEAGYQSVAISRNSHVSRATGLHRGFDEFDWFGSVSSLLETVDIDILLKYLLGIRNHSVGFSTDLVDHSIAYIVNELAKRNIRRLNQDANPYFMFLHYLGPHDPYLPPIPYQERYLADLGVDRKTAIQVVNHVTEHNWEYNTGKLELTEEESEILRAMYDAEVAYTDACVGELFDFITEQDSPNETLFIITADHGELLGERNVIGHEFHLDDALLNVPLVIHGPGSEHVQSDALVQHIDLVKTLVEDISGEVEQLQGVDLVSDERDWIVSERCQPLDFDDLTDINPDFDPSSIHGDSMRALRTREFKLIRSATETDLYKLPDEDTDLSEERSEITTQLRDELEQWQETFGQPIGTARKANLSADMKQQLTDLGYLVD
- a CDS encoding glycosyltransferase family 2 protein; the encoded protein is MKPSVSVVILTKNPGKQFEEILSAVERQSYSGPVETVVVDSGSTDGTLSRAEAHGCAIYTINPEDFHHSKTRNFGAENASGDILVYLTHDATPKTEDWLENLVNPIISDQAGVVYGRQVAYPDAKPMNEFFYSHFYPDQRNTLTADDTTDTRQFFLDNVYVSDVSAAIDRDIWEQYRFQEAINMSEDKDFALRVLDGDVNIVYEPEAVVYHSHDYDLRENLQRRFEDGRAYATIAADGEDNFVSNGVQYVINEMKYLVKNGYIHWLPYAVLYDFTHFFGFQCGKLLGQFENLER
- a CDS encoding glycosyltransferase family 4 protein; this translates as MPTDVAIIRGPYFRPNSTLLWEYVHNTYSDIDITGFESDPQWFDTSELNLPIESLHWWDGKIDAFGQENIVYHALEKYKLPSIALTGLRQVVDEHDAVHVTENYRIYSYCVALLCAQTDTTFFVDAHENIPHRPANPLTWVIKKTVNRHADGFTSPTLASKRALIHEGVDPDLVEILPNVVNLDRFQPGPRDADAVSLPAKIESTFNILFVHGLNERKGIPFLLDAFETMQEDCDDISLLLLGENSFDRSYYNEHVRDNPAVYHFEYLEDIQAAYNLSDVLVLPSVAAERWTEQFGRVLVEAMACGLPTVVTDVGGPPFVVEDEETGLVVEPRSSQSLASALTRLYRDEQLLQELGSTAYDHVRDNYSPETVGDDLYEFYRSHCDG
- a CDS encoding carbamoyltransferase C-terminal domain-containing protein; this encodes MSEYVLSINPCVGNLGSHDPSAVLFKNGQLAFGVEEERLTREKHAENTFPMNAIEACLEYADISLSNVKKVLIPWKPRLFYKMLRHDINTVVTETEGVAEAITQLEGTVKRDVGPTVYSKWAVRNNLSEFGEYTPPIETIEHHRCHAASAFHPSGFNEALIVTMDGRGEYDCTVVWKGNSEGLKRLRTYEYPNSLGFFFGAVTKFLGYYPNNGEGKIMGLAPYGDRNDEIEQILREEIKTGLEYDVSTLSKGNFEYATRKLEEIFDRPRKQTTDEFSQWERDLAHVTQKLVEETVTEIVTHYSERLDVDKVGLAGGVALNCKVNKEVMELPCVESTFVQPVSNDAGAAVGAGLLDAGITATEDISTVYWGPEYTTESIEAVLQTNKLSYAKPDDLCRTVAEHIADGKLVGWFQGQLEMGPRALGNRSILADPRSEASLDRVNEFVKHREGWRPFAPSMLKEAGDQYLVNFEEAPFMIKTFDVVEEKKAEIPAVLHPADDTTRPQTVREDQNPRYYGLISAFEEITGVPVVLNTSFNDNGEPIVNQPIEAIKDFYGMGLDIIVLEDILMEKT
- a CDS encoding NAD-dependent epimerase/dehydratase family protein, which encodes MTETVFITGIAGFLGSHLADEFIQEGYEVVGNDNFVGGYENNVPREAEFYEIDCNDVSEMKAAMADADIVYHTAALAYEGLSVFSPARVNKSIYQATSATLSAAADVGVDRFVYCSSMSRYGENETPFTEDMEPRPQDPYAISKVAAEDMVELMADIHDFEYVIAVPHNIIGPRQKFDDPFRNVAAIFINRMLQGKQPIIYGDGEQKRCFTFIQDDIRPLRKVATNDNVTGEVINIGPDDEFVTINTLAETIAEIIGFELDPIYKPDRPQEVKLANCSADKARELLDYEARYTLRDGLQEMVEWIKDEGPRDFSYHIDVEIVNDQTPDTWTDELI
- a CDS encoding glycosyltransferase family 4 protein translates to MRSPDNRTSTDVAIVVQGNYPLDRDVRTRKMAKSLDESGSNVFILGRNSLEDPDLGQVKSSHPPREEDIDYAHVRRFSWLLSTPLFRLITAKVPVNPFWILWLVVQFRAMEPEIVIPCDIRAGLPAIVAAKLCGIPTVLDLRENFAELAREKPVEHVLDHVVLNTTLVGTVERLTVQLADLIWVVAEERKENLVAAGKAESAVHVVGNVPLLRERSSFTDKSGEYDNAEWPGFTFVYVGSINRFRGLDLLIDGIWHANRTSDHQPIHLAIAGDGPDKERLERRAETLGITEHVDFLGWIPPDTVTSFLRSGDVGVIPHEVSSYTNQTIPNKLFDYMSVQLPVLTTPTRPTARIVNDVNCGKVLPYHATGSVAGTVMREMQQSDGYSTWAENGRLAIESRYNWEHEMERACSILTDRFGVQIYPWVSA
- a CDS encoding NAD(P)-dependent oxidoreductase; the protein is MTVLVTGGLGYLGSSLIRELPTHPKFSGSTIRILDNFRQPRFHSLWDLPAYADYDFVEGDIRDSSVREAALEDVDTVFHLAAITNAPETFDIPEKTWEVNHEAAVNLFRDAQKSGVDEFVNAVTCSVYGRTEQKITEHSECNPESPYAEAKLQAESDMFAEYDGEMDLTGLRLGTVYGWSPGMRFDTVVDKFAFLAATGQPLTVYEGAEDQKRPYLHVQDSVRSMLFAADELGDGEAYNVVGENGRLQDVVDAITKHFPDVEIGYTEAEQLNQLSYIVSDEKIRSHGFETGHTLDQGVEELADKFRAFL